In Streptomyces sp. NBC_01231, the sequence AGTCCGGCGGCCGGTCAGTGCGGTGCCGGGCCAGATACGTGCTCCTCGACTCCCACACCACCTCGTCCCCTTCCGGTCCGCCGTCCTCCGTCCGCCCCGCGTCCGACGCACGCACCTCGGTGACCACCGCGGCCTCGGTGCCGCGCCGGTGTGGCACCAACTCGTCGACATAGACCGTGAATTGGTACTCCCCGGTCGCGGTCATCGCCCGCCGCTGGGTGATCTCGATCGACGTGTGGACCAGCCCGAGCAGCGGCAGCGGGAAGTCCCGTCCGCTCATCAGCCGCATGGCCAGCGGGAAGCCGAGGACGTGCGGATACGTCGGCGGCAGCGCGTCGTCCCCGGTCGCGAACCCGCACACCCGCTCGTAGGCGGCCAGCCGCGCCAGGTCGACGCGCAGGCCGGGCAGCACCAGCCGGGTGCGGGGGAAGTCCGCGTCCGGGCGGGGCCGTTTGAACGGGGACAGCAGGGCGCCCCGGGTGAGCAGGGGCGCGAGCGAGGGGGAGCCGGTCAGGGTCGTGGTCGTCGGCGCGCTGGTCACTAGGCCCCCAGCAGACTCTGGCCGCACACCCGCACGACCTGCCCGCTGACCGCCCCGGAGGCCGGGTGGGCGAACCAGGCGGTGGTCTCGGCGACGTCGACGGGCAGACCGCCCTGCGCGAGGGAGTTCATACGGCGGCCCGCCTCCCTGATGAACAGGGGGACCGCGGCCGTCATCCTCGTCTCGATGAACCCGGGCGCGACCGCGTTGACCGTCACCCCGTGCTCGGCGAGGGCACGCGGCGCGAGGGCGCGCACCATCCCGGCGATGCCCGCCTTGCTCGCGCCGTAGTTCGTCTGGCCCGCGTTGCCGGCCAGACCCGCGATGGA encodes:
- a CDS encoding MaoC/PaaZ C-terminal domain-containing protein, which codes for MTSAPTTTTLTGSPSLAPLLTRGALLSPFKRPRPDADFPRTRLVLPGLRVDLARLAAYERVCGFATGDDALPPTYPHVLGFPLAMRLMSGRDFPLPLLGLVHTSIEITQRRAMTATGEYQFTVYVDELVPHRRGTEAAVVTEVRASDAGRTEDGGPEGDEVVWESRSTYLARHRTDRPPDSATPVTSAASVTDLRDPLPAVTEWRLAGDVGRRYGAASGDRNPIHLYALTARLFGFRRAIAHGMWTVARCLAAHGTPAAAVMRADFRAPVSLPGTVTYAAEDGFFELRAADGRTHVTGGVYPLVS